From Rubrivirga sp. SAORIC476, a single genomic window includes:
- a CDS encoding ABC transporter ATP-binding protein has product MIATLRRILAFARPYRTRLVLAIALTLVATAVGLVVPLGLQRLLDSVFQATDGTLLNQLALALLALFALQAVLGFGGSYLMEWTGERVVTDLRTTLYTHLHRLGLRFFSDQRTGEITSRLTNDVSKVQSAATSDLGDALRLALTLVGSVALMLALNWRLSLVIFAVVPPIAWAMRSFGQIVRTLSRTIQDRLADTTAIAEEAIAGVRVVKAFAREGYEVGRYGEAVEGLFETSRRRAWIVAAFWSSVGFGFSTALVVIFWFGGREVLADRLTAGALVAFIVYALNIARSVAGAGRLYTSFQSAAGASDRLFELLDSEPEIVDAPGARPLRSVRGALDLEAVTFGYVDGQPILRDVSISAAPGETVALVGPSGAGKTTLLHLIPRFYDPDTGTLRIDGVDVRDATVDSVRDAVALVAQDVQLFGVSLRDNIRYGRLDASDAEVEAAARAAHADAFIEALPDGYDTPVGERGVKLSGGQRQRIAIARALLKDPPILLLDEATSALDAASEAAVQEALSELMQGRTSVVIAHRLATVRDADRIVVLDGGRVVEEGTHTELVARGGLYADLAARQFTAGGDGVGVLE; this is encoded by the coding sequence TTGATCGCGACCCTCCGGCGGATCCTCGCGTTCGCACGCCCCTACCGGACGCGCCTGGTGCTCGCCATCGCGCTGACGCTCGTGGCCACAGCCGTCGGGCTGGTGGTGCCGCTCGGGCTGCAGCGGCTGCTCGACTCCGTCTTCCAGGCCACCGACGGGACGCTGCTCAACCAGCTCGCGCTGGCGCTGCTGGCGCTGTTCGCGCTCCAGGCCGTGCTCGGCTTCGGGGGCAGCTACCTGATGGAGTGGACCGGCGAGCGCGTGGTCACCGACCTGCGCACGACGCTCTACACACACCTCCACCGCCTCGGCCTGCGATTCTTTTCCGACCAGCGGACGGGCGAGATCACGAGCCGCCTCACCAACGACGTGTCGAAGGTCCAGTCGGCCGCGACGAGCGACCTGGGCGACGCGCTCCGGCTGGCGCTCACGCTGGTCGGCTCGGTCGCGTTGATGCTGGCGCTGAACTGGCGGCTCTCGCTCGTCATCTTCGCCGTCGTCCCCCCGATCGCGTGGGCGATGCGGTCGTTCGGGCAGATCGTCCGCACGCTGTCGCGGACGATCCAGGACCGGCTGGCGGACACGACGGCCATCGCCGAGGAGGCCATCGCGGGGGTCCGCGTCGTGAAGGCGTTCGCGCGGGAGGGCTACGAGGTCGGGCGCTACGGCGAGGCCGTCGAGGGCCTGTTCGAGACCTCGCGGCGGCGGGCGTGGATCGTGGCCGCCTTTTGGTCCTCGGTCGGCTTCGGGTTCTCCACCGCGCTGGTGGTCATCTTCTGGTTCGGCGGGCGCGAGGTCCTGGCCGACCGGCTGACGGCGGGCGCGCTGGTCGCGTTCATCGTCTACGCGCTCAACATCGCGCGGAGCGTCGCGGGCGCGGGCCGCCTCTACACGTCGTTCCAGAGCGCCGCGGGTGCCTCCGACCGGCTGTTCGAGTTGCTGGACTCGGAGCCCGAGATCGTGGACGCGCCCGGCGCCCGCCCACTGCGGTCGGTCCGCGGTGCGCTGGACCTGGAAGCCGTGACGTTCGGCTACGTCGACGGCCAACCCATCCTCCGCGACGTGTCGATCTCGGCGGCGCCCGGCGAGACCGTCGCGCTCGTCGGCCCCAGCGGCGCGGGCAAGACGACGCTGCTGCACCTCATCCCCCGCTTCTACGACCCCGACACGGGAACGCTGCGCATCGACGGCGTGGACGTGCGGGACGCGACCGTCGACAGCGTCCGCGACGCGGTGGCGCTGGTGGCGCAGGACGTGCAGCTCTTCGGCGTCTCCCTCCGCGACAACATCCGCTACGGCCGCCTCGACGCCTCCGACGCCGAGGTGGAGGCCGCCGCCCGTGCCGCCCACGCGGACGCGTTCATCGAGGCGCTGCCCGACGGCTACGACACGCCGGTCGGCGAGCGGGGCGTCAAGCTATCCGGCGGCCAGCGGCAGCGCATCGCCATCGCGCGGGCGCTCCTCAAGGACCCGCCGATCCTGCTCCTCGACGAGGCCACCAGCGCCCTCGACGCGGCCTCCGAGGCAGCCGTGCAGGAGGCGCTCTCGGAGTTGATGCAGGGGCGCACGTCGGTCGTCATCGCGCACCGCCTCGCGACGGTCCGCGACGCGGACCGGATCGTGGTCCTGGATGGCGGGCGCGTCGTGGAGGAGGGCACGCACACCGAGCTGGTCGCGCGCGGCGGCCTCTACGCCGACCTCGCCGCTCGCCAGTTCACCGCCGGGGGCGACGGCGTCGGCGTGCTGGAGTAG